The genomic DNA TCTATAGAGCGGGAACAAAcattagagagagagaaaatagttaatcagttgcagagagaaaaaaaaaacctaattttttctgTGAGAGGAGAGTCTAGGGTTCCATCGAACAGAAGAATAAATTGATCGAAGAGAAGAATTGGCTTCCTATTTCTTTCTATTTCatatgttttctagggtttaatcGCGATGAATCATAACCGGAGACGACGATTGTGAgtatttttttctagggtttatgtTTTTCCGTTCCGTTTTCGTTTAATGATTCGATACTTGATTATGGGTTTGATGTTATGCATGTTTTTCTTGGGTCTTTATCATTATCCTcttatttagggtttttttatATGCTTAATCGATTGTAGAAATTACCTGTGTGTGAGGTGGTGATAGTTGAGAAAAGGGTCTCTGATGTGATATAGTGTAGGAATTGGGTTTTGAAAATAATTTGTAACCCTAATTTCATTTATAATTTCTGTATTTTACCTATGCTctgttttatttttgttcatgtGATTGGGTTTTTTGTATAATGTATAGTCTATTGCAGTTGTTGATTGTGATGAttaatttaggtttttggttATGTTGCAGTGAAAGTGTTGTGTATGCtattaaaattttctatttacACTATGATGGAGAATGGCCTAGGCAACAACCTGTTGGTGGATTCAGTTTCCTTGATTACATGAATGGAAAGGAGGTGTATTGGCCTAAGTATGATGGAGACACTCTGAACATGTTGAATTTGTTGCACAATGTTCATGAGTATATTGATGGGATACATGGCCACCATTGTGTTTTTCAGTACTTGGAGAGTGGCTTTCTTTGTGATGTTGTGGATAATAAAAATTTGCTGAAGTTTTGGAATGAATCGGATcaagatgttcctaatgaagtTCATTTGTTCATGACTCATGAGGGACCCCTAAAAGTTGTGCCACCAGATGAAGAAATTGAGGTGAATTATGGTGTGGATGAAGAAGTTGAGGTGAattatggtgatgatgatgaagatattgtGCCAGTCACACAATCTCAGACAGAGCTATATGTTGTTGGGCgttttgttgaagatgaggaaacAAGTCAGCATAGCACATAAGTGTCTGAAGATGATCCAAGTAAGCAGGCCAATCAGCAGACATATCAGACTCCACCAGAGCAGCCACCTCACACTCCACCAGAGCAGCCAAGTCAGATTATAGTGACACCAGAGCAGCCAAGTCAGACTGTACTGACACCAGAGCAGCCAACTCAGACTGCTCAACATACCCAAACTACAATTCCACAGAAGTCACCTGCAACAAAGAAAAATCTTGCATCCAAAACTAAAACTCCACAGAAGTCACCTGCaacaaagaagaacaagaggaaggAATCAATTATTGCATTAGATGAAGAACATGATACTGTGGATGAGTTGTTAGATATGCCTGAAGAAGAGCTTGATGTACTACCTGAGTTGTTAGTTTTACCTCCTAACTGTAAATATAGAAATTAGTGTTACCTCTTCTAATGGTGGTTTTACTTACATCGGTGGAGGAGTTTGAAGATGAATCACCCATAGTTCTGGCTGCACTTCAGATATGGTGAAATTGGTTTTGTTGGAGAAGAGCAGATCTGTTAATGGATTTAAGGAGAGGTGCAaacattttcttcttcatatctGATTTATATAGAACTGGATGTTGAAGATGACCGTTGAAGGTGACCGTTAAGGCACAAATTCGACCGTAGAATGGTCGAATCTCAGAAAATTCGACCATCAGTTTTCGATGATTCCTGGCCTAACACGTGTCTAGGTGTTTGTTTTATACAGGAGGGTATTATGGGAAACTAGAAATCCACGTGTAAAAAATTGTCCACCTGTACAGAGctgttgactcagctaaccagGTTTGGATGGAAAATGAGAGGAGGTTTCACTAATATTAtctctgtaggggaggtaactcaaattatgatcttggccaggggaggtaacgcaaattataTAGAATCTACTAACTGGCTTACCGACCACAATAATAAATAGTTTCCCACATTCAGCAATGCAAATTGAGGTCTCCTGCCCGAATATTGCTTTAGCATGCAAAGTTCACgcaggatttaaaaaaaaaaggaaaagatattACCGTATAATGGTAAAATCACTTAGTGATAGATAAAAAGCATAAAAAAGCATAAAAATTTATCAGAcaccaaattcttttttttttatactaaACGAAATTTATTGATTTAACCAGCATGTGGGTTTTGATCTTCGACTAAAAGATCACAAAGTTCATGCTCATAATTGTCAAACTTAAGCAAATCAGTAGCTGAAACTCGAACACTTTTTGCAATGGAGTTAGCTACTTGATTATCATCTCTAGGAACAAAAGTAAAATTGCAGGAATTGAAAAGAGAACTTAAATGTTTAATCTCTCTAATTaagtttctgttttctcattgtgcTACCCATGGGGCTTCATAAACAGCTTTTATTACTACTTGAGCATCAGCTACCCATGGGTCTTCATTAACAACTTTTATTACTACTTGAGCATCAACCTCTATTTGTATATCATCCAGATTCATCTCTTTAGCCCATAGTAGAGCATCACGTATAGCCAGACACTGCCCTTGCTATGGATTCAGGACTCCATGTTTGAAGCTTCCTCTGATCCCATCGCAGTTGCCTGCATGATCACGTAAAACAACACCAGTACCATTCTGATTAGTATTATGATCAAAAGATGTGTCAACGTTAAATTTAGCAATGCCTTGTGTAGGAGGCAACCAATTAGACTTGGCAGTATTAATGTTGTACGGACTACAAATTAAATTTTCATGCAGGTGAGAACTTAAATGATATTGTATCCTACTGGTTGTGGAAATAGGGTTTAGATTCACTCCCTGAAATATCTTCTCACATCTGTCTTTCCATATGATCCAAGCACCAATCATACATGTGAACAACAAGCGTTCATCCATACCAGTACTACTTCCATTAAACCAGCTTAGAACCCATTCAGAAACACTGCTACAATTAGCTTTAACTGCATCTATGTCTATATTAATGGATCTCCACACTGATCTGGCATGTATACACTCAAAGATTAGGTGTTCTATCGTCTCTTCTCCTCTTCCGCAGACTCCACATTGTGTTTCCATGTCAGGGTTATGAGATGCAAGAGCATATCTTGTTGGATGGCAGTCATGTATGCATTTCCATGAAAAAAAGCTTGATTATATGTGCAACACTACAGCTCCACAATGCCTTCCAGACTTGTGGCTGAACAACAACCCCATTAACCAGAATTTCATTGGAATTTCTAGTGAGATGATTGTAAGCGCTCTTAACTGAGAATTTGTCATCTTTTGCAGGAGTCCATATCATTATATCTTCCTTTGAAGTATCAATAAATATTTCCTGAATTTGCCTAAAAGTATTGGCATCAAACAAGATATCTAAGAGAGTAACATTCCAAGAATTAGTATCTATGTTGATTAGTTCATCCACACTATCATAGAATCTGTGCATATCATTCATTGGAATGGGAGGATGATTTAATCTTGGAACCCACTTATCCTTccatatttttgttcttcttccatTATTAACTTCCATAAAGTAATTATCTTGAATGATTTTTAGACCTTTGGTGATACCATTCCACATATAGGAGCAGTTAGAAGCTTCAATTCTTTGGTGAAGAATATTGCCATATTTGAAGTACTTACTCCCTAGAATTTGTACCCAAAGCTGATCTTCTTTAGTACATACCCTCCAAGCAAGTTTTGTGAGTAAATCCAGATTAAGTTTTTCCATGTCTCTGAAAGCAAGACAACCATGATCCTTTGACTTGCAAAGTTTAGAGTAAGATACATGATTAAATCCTCTATTAGAAGAGTGACCCCAGAAAAACTTCCTTTGGATGGTAGTTAATTTCTTCATGAGCTGATCAGGAAACTTGAAGGAACCCATTTGATAAACAGGTAATGAATTAAGAACATGTTTGATCATAGTAGATCTACCTGATTGAGAGAGTGAAGTAGCAGACCATGTAGATAATCTGTTATTGAAATTATCTTCAATGGACTTGAAAGCTTCTTGTTTAGAATGTCCAAGAATAAGTGGAGATCCTAAATACCTTTCTTTTGAGTTCATAGTCCTGACTCCTAGAATTTGAGTGAGTGTTGCAGTAACTTATGGTTTTGTTTTTTTACTGAAATGCACAGCAGATTTCTCAAAATTGATTACCTGACCTGACTGGTTACTGAAATTGTTAAGAAGTTGAAGTATATTGTGAACTGAGTCCAAATTTGCTCGAGTGAAAAtcaagcagtcatctgcaaataacAAATGATTAATGGCTGGAGAATTTGCAGCCACTTTAATTCCTTTGATTTTGTTGGAGCAGCTATAAGATGTCTTAAGAGAAACTCCATAGCTGGAATGAACAAATATGGAGAGAGTGGATCACCCTGCCTAATGCCCCTTGAAGTATGAAATTCTTCACAAGGAGAACCATTGAGAATAACTGACAATTAAGTAGTACTGATGCATTGATAAATGAGATCACAGAATTCCTCGCTGAAACCAAAATATCTTAAGACTTTTATAAGAAAATCCCATTCTaatctatcaaaagctttagacATATCTAACTTGAGACCTAGCCATCCAATTTgaccttttttcttcttcatggaGTGAATAATCTCTTGGGAAATCACTGTATTGTCACTGATAAGTCTTCCTGAAACATAAGCAGCTTGATATGGAGAAATAATATTCTCCATTAGTGGCTTCATTCTATTAACAAGAATCTTAGAGATGACCTTGTAAGAAGTATTACACAATCCTATGGGTCTATAATCTGTATCACAAAgaggtttctttttctttggtaTAAGAGAAATATATGTCTTGTTGATTTGTTTAAAGATGTGCCTTGTTTTAAAGAATCTGGAAACCATAAGACATACATCATCACCTACTACATTCTATTGACTTTTGTAGAAACCAGCTTGAAAGCCTTCAGGTCCTGGAGCACTCCAATTCTCCATGCTTTTGAGAGTGTTGAAAATTTCTTCATTTCCTGGTATTCTTGTAAGACATAGATTGTCTTCATGAGAAATGATAGTTGGCAAAACCGAGTAAAGACCTTCTTCAAGTTTATGAGAGGATGAAGTACTGATATGTTGAAAGTGCTTTGTCAAGTGTAAGCCAATTTCTTCTCTAGAATGTAGCCAATTACTAGTGTGATCTTGAACGGAATCAATGTTGTTTCTGGATCTTTTCCTGTTAATTTTGGTGTAGAAGTACTTTGTACTGTCATCCATGTCTTTGATGAAATTGTCTCTAGCTTTTTGCTGCAAGAACTCATTTTGAATCTTATGCCACTTATTCATATCTGTGTTGATTCTCAAAATTTGCTCATTGACTTCACTACTAGGTAACTGATTCTGAGCAAAGTTGAGCTCTTGCTGAAGATGATCAATTTTTTGGTTGATGTTACCAAAATGTTGTTTGTTCCAGATGGATAATTCTTTCCTTGCTGACTGGAGTTTTGTAACAAGCTGAAAACCTGGAGAGACACTAACACTAATATTCAAAGCATTAGCTATAGTAGTAGAGCAAGTGTCATCATTGAGCCAGGTTAAAAAGAATTTAAAGGGTTTTCAACATGGCTCACACTCAGTGTCAGTAACAAGAAGAATAGGAGTATGGTCACTTCCTACTTGATTAAGATGTAAAAGATTGGATTTAGAGAAATGTCTACTCCACTCACTATTGCCTAGAGCTAGGTCAATTCTGGATCTTCTAGAACCAGTACCAAGGTTATTGCTTGTCCAAGTGTAGTTTTTTTCCTATATAACCTATGTCTTCAAGGCCACTTTCAGCAACAATTTTATTAACCCAACCATCTAGAGAGGAAGAGGTTTTGTTACTATCATCCAAAAGATGGAAATTTAAATCCCCTAGAAGAATCCAAGGATAGTTACCTGTTTCACTAGTTTGTTTAATATAGTTCCACTGATCTTTAATATAGTTCCACTGTTTCACCTGTGAGTAAGAATTCTGGTTTACTTGGATCACTTTGAACAACAATATTAAACATATTTTGTTCATCACTTAAAATCTCACAGGTAAAACCATTTTTCCATAGTAATACTAAACCACCAGACAAACCAAAAGGTTTTATGAAAGCACTATTAGGATAGTGGTATTGATTCAGTAAGGGCTTACTTTTAACTTGGGATATTTTTGTTTCACAAAGGAATAAAATATCATGGTTTTGGGCTCTAACAAGATCACTAAGATGATTTCTAGTAGATGGGTTTTTAAAGCCTTGCACATTTCCGGAAAGAATCGTCATTGGAATTAGATGAGTATTAGAAGTGTAAGAGTGCACAGAAACTGATAAAAGTTGGAAAATAATAATGATGTAGATAACTAAAGCAGTTGAAAGCAATGATTTGAAATAAATGCTAGCCCTAGAGAAACTTAAAACCACAATTAAATTAAACGacttagaaaaaaataaaaataaagaaaaagtgaTGAGAAAAGTTCGTACTTGATTCCCCTTATTTGCATGCGCTTTTGGAATATCTCCAGTTGAGATCATATGAGTATTCATAGAGGCTTGAATTGGATTCAGAATGGTGTTCTGGGAAGATGCCTCAGCAGAAAGAGAAATATTTATTGCAACTTCACCCACTCTGTGCCTTTTACCAAGTCTGCTATCTTCTTCCATATTAACTCCTTCAATCTTGAGCAAAGCTTCAACGTTGATGGCTTCACCATCTTTGGGAGGGAAAAACTGTGTTGATTTAACAAACTTTTTCGGAGCCTTCTTCACTGCTGGGGTTTTTGTAGTATAAATTTCCGTGTTGGAAGAGATAATGCTTATATTCTTGCGGAGATTGTTAATATTACCAACAAAATATGGCTTTTCATGAGCTTTCTTCAAGAAATTTGCAGCATCCTTGCACACAGTTTTCGAATGGTTGATGATGTAACAATCTGTACAGATACTATTTGGCTGACGTTCAAAGAAGTATTGCTGCCACTTTGTGACTCCAGCATTGGTGGAACATTTGACTTCTCTTCTCATAGGCATAGAAAGATCAACATTAACACACACTTTCACCGAAACACTTCTCATAGGAATTGCATCCTTGGGTTCAATTGCGATGACTTCCCCCATAACTTGACCTATTTTTGTCACTGAGGTGACATTCATATGCTCTGGTAATAGATATTTAAGTTGTATCCAAAAAAGCTGAAAACCCCAATGTTTTTCAGTATAAACCATTGATGGGATGTAGTCATGAACAACAAGGAGATGCTTGTTAATGCTCCATGGTCTTTCATCAATTACCTTGTTCAGTAGCTCCCATTGATTAAATTTGAAGATGAAAATATTTGGTTCAACTTCAATAATTCTTAAGTTTTCCAAAGTTAGGAAAGGCCAAGTGAAAGTGATACCTTTCTCAACCATGTCATAACCCATTCGGCCTTCTATGATGACCTTTCCAATAGCGTTGGGTTCCCAATTATCCTCAGATTCAGCTTCCTTGTTGTTGCTCCTAAtaacttttatttcattaatatcGCCCAGCTCCAATGTAGCCTTCTTAAACTTGTTTACCAAATATACTACTTGACTAGAACTGGCTTCCTCCATCTTGAAAGATGATTAAAAGTTTGAAATAGTTCTTACGAGAGAAGGGGTTACACAGTGTTTATGTGGGGAAAGGTTGCATTTGAAAGAGTTATATGAAAAAGAATGAGTTTTACTAGGGTTTTGAAGATGAAATATGGCAAAAAATATGCTATGAGTTGACTGCGGATAATCTTCAATCTTACTAAAAAGGTAACAGTATTGACAAAAATCTTCCTTGTGTTGACAGACTGTATAGCTGTCCATAATAAAACCAGTAATCAAAATAAGGTAACTAAATAACCGCATGCCGCTGACtatacaatttttgaaaattaaattcCTTGATTGGCGGGATGAGGAATCACTGGGTCTCTGTGAGTTGATACCGATTTGAAACATCTTCCTTTGAACATCATGAGCAAAAGCTTTGAATCCAATCCATTCTGAACCTTTAAGCAAAAGCTTGTAGATCACAACAACAAAAGTGGCAAAAGCCATTAGAGAAAAATCCATAAACAAAAGCAATAAGAGGAAAAAGATAATTAGAAAACCATTAAGCAAGAGAAAAGATTAAAAATGCAGCAAAAAACTTAAAGATTAATGAAAATTTTGAAGTGAAAAACAGGGTTTATGAATATCAAAGACAAGTATTcataaatgaaaacaaaaattgatttgttctttattttttcttatcactagaatGTTGCACTATTAAGAAGAATTAAGCAAAGCTTTTTGTAGGCAACCTATCAGACACCAAATTCTTTATCCATAAAAAAGCATAGTCAGATTCACATTAATATAGTGCTAATTTTGGCAACCTTTTACCCCTAGAGAAAAtgttgaaggaaaataattaagaTGCATGAACCCGGCCCTCCACGTATACTCAACGATCACGTATGGACCTTTTTCTGTTGTTGCCGCATGAATCATCTTTCAAAAAGTTCTAAAGTGATTTAACTCATGATTGTCAAATTGTGAACCGTCCACTTCGTAAGTTAAAAAGCTATCTACAAGAAAGTGAAAAGTTTTGGAAATGAAAATACGTACACAAATTTGAAAGATCTAGCCTTCTAGGGCCAGTTCGAGAACTCCCATGATTCATACTTAACATGGATTCATGGAATATTCTTTCCCTTTTTGATTAAAAGCGATTTCTAGTAGTAGTATAGCCGTAGGTTCTTGTCAATTCTTAAATGGTTTTCGCGGTTTTACCTCACCTGCTTTTGAACTTTTTTGCTAAAGCCAACCAACATAAGTATACTATCTATTATTAAGTTTATAGAACTGATTTGGTTGGTAAAGACTTTGCCAAATTGTTGAGTTTTTGATCGTTCAAATTTATGATGATGAGTGATTCCACTAATTTACTTTGAACTTCTTTGAATATTTCGAACTTTTTTGCACATGTTTACACTCAAAATATGGCAACAAAATGAAAAATTGTCGTTGAATACTTGAGATTATTTAAGTTTGGTTATCGTGTCAATGTAATAGAGGTTTAAGTTTAACTAATCAATTTAAGCTATTTGGTAGCTTGAGTGGCCATGTTCTCAGGGCATGCAACATGCTAGTTGTTTTATGGACCTACTTTGATAGCTAATGTCGTTAGCTAGACGATTATCAAACGTGGTTGGCTTGAATTTGACTTCTCTTGAATATTACTTATAGTTTATTTCTTTAGCATAGGCTATGTTTTGTCTATTGAGTAGAATTTAGGTTAAGAGTTGGTCTTCAAATCCACGTGAAGATGGGAAAGAAATTTTCTCACGCTGCTTAGCATCTTTAAACTGAATACGAAGAAATTATACCCTCTGTCCCAAACCCATGCTCCTCCGATATTGCTAATTCTCAGGTACGTTTACTCAAAATTTCTTTGATCATATCAAATTTGTCTCGCCTAAATTCTTATTTTCTCCGTATTGTCTAGTTTCATATATTGTTCATTCTTTTAAGTTGCATTGAATCTTTAAAGTGTTAACGTGTAACACGTTAATTGTCGGAGTCCATCATACCTTTGTAACTTCTACTGTAATCTTGTTGTCTGCCAAGATGAGCATTCTAGTATGGAACTGTCAGGATCTTAACCAACAAAATACAATACAACATCTTCGAAGTTTGATATCATTGCACAAACCATCCTTTATTTTTTTATCTGAAACTCTAGCTACCAGAAATCACATGAATTTTATTGCACAATCATTTCAGTTCCAAAATCATTTCTTTGTCCCCAAAGTTGGTAGAAGAAGGGGATTATGCTTCATGTGGAAGGATAACTACGATGTACGAATCATCTTGCATTCCCAAAGTTATATTCACGTCCTTATTACTCCCCCGACACCTGAACATCCTTGAATTTGCACGGGCATCTATGCTCCTCCAAACCCAGTTGCTAGAAAAGAATTCTGGCATGACTTTCCATCAATTTTTTATAACATCAATGCTCCATGGGTCCTCATTGGCGACTTTAATGAAATAACGAACCAGTCGGAGA from Papaver somniferum cultivar HN1 unplaced genomic scaffold, ASM357369v1 unplaced-scaffold_24, whole genome shotgun sequence includes the following:
- the LOC113340836 gene encoding uncharacterized protein LOC113340836 — its product is METQCGVCGRGEETIEHLIFECIHARSVWRSINIDIDAVKANCSSVSEWVLSWFNGSSTGMDERLLFTCMIGAWIIWKDRCEKIFQGVNLNPISTTSRIQYHLSSHLHENLICSPYNINTAKSNWLPPTQGIAKFNVDTSFDHNTNQNGTGVVLRDHAEMNLDDIQIEVDAQVVIKVVNEDPWVADAQVVIKAVYEAPWVAQ